Part of the Schistocerca cancellata isolate TAMUIC-IGC-003103 chromosome 9, iqSchCanc2.1, whole genome shotgun sequence genome is shown below.
TCTAAGGTAACGATCGTATTTGTAGCTTCCCGCAGTGTTCCCTACAGGGTAGTAGTATCTGCGTACGGCAGGGCAAGTACTGAGGCCACGGAAACTGCAAGCTCTTACGACACGTATACTAAAGGACTACAAGAGCTAAATGGCAGAGGTTTTATTCCACATGGTATGAACGCCGCGTCTTATCTCCCAATGGTTATGGCGAGCGACGAGCAGTGTAAAATGTAGCTCTGGTTTCCTTTACATTTGGTTTTCAGAGAAGAGTAGGCCCATAGCTGGCCAAGGTCCGTTGCTTATAATTCTCTATCATCATCAAAATGATCataaaatgaaggctttcacgaccgattAACTTAGCTGCTGGTGAACCTTCTGGGTTGCATGATCGTGGGCCGTGTAACTGTTTTGCCTGCTGAAGTTTTATCTGAAGCTGTGTTGGATTTTAACAGAGATGTTCCTTTTTTTTACTGTCTCATTTGTCTCCGGAACAGGGAGCACTTATGGATATCTCTAATGTCACTTTGGATGAAATTTTAGGAACAAAATAGTTACACGGATCAAGACAATACAACCTGGGGGACTAACTTCTTGCTCTCAGGTCTTCAGTGATCAGGTTCGTTAGTAGCAGCTAGCCATACGTTACAGTGTACGGCCTTCCCCTTGAGGGCTGTATACGTGGTGCAGCTGGTATTCTCCATGATCTGGTTAATGTATTTTAGGTGCAGTCTGCCTCTTCTGTTCTTCCCTTCTACAGTCCCTTCTACGTTGTTTGTAATGACAGTATCATGTTTCACCATATGGCCGGTGCACGTGTCCCTTCTGTGATGGATAAGCTTCCAAAGATATGGCTTCTCTTCCTCCACTCTGTGGAGTATCTCTTCGAATCTTACATTATCTACCTAGGCAGTCTTTAACATTTCagttagcaccacatctcgaaggctATTATGCCCTTTTATTTTGCTTCTCCGGgtatccacatttcacttcagtaCAAAGGCACACGCTAAACAAACGTCTGTATGAGAACTTCCCTGAGATGTTTGTTTAAGTAGCAGGATGTGAACAGATTTCTCCAGTTGTTAAAATCAGCTTTTGCCTTTAGAATCGGCTTGCAATACCTTCGTCGGTCTTCTGTCTTACGTAATTTTACTGCCTCTGCAGGCAAAGGATTCGACGGCTTTCCGTCTCTCATTATTAATTGAGCATTGGACTGCGGTGTTCTGTCCACTCACGGCTAAGATTTTAGTTTCAcctttattaatttccatgtagCAGCAAGCCATGACGGTGGTTTTCACTTAGGCCAGCATCGCTTTTAATTGTTACCTTGCTTCGTTTAACGTTGCGACATCATTAACAAATCTCAACATGTGTACTTTCTTACCAAGCATTTTAATTCTTCCTATAGAACCTAGTTTCTCCCTAACTTCACTTAAATTCCTCTGCATGTACACAGTGagtaattttaattataaatatatCTCCCAGTTTCCACTTAACTTAATCTGATGCACACTGAATGTTTCCGTTCAACAGAACAGGAGACAGTGAGCAGCCCTTCCGTACAGCCTGCTTAACAATATCTTCTACTTGATGTTCTCTACATCTTACAGCACCTGTTCTCTATACAGTCTCTACACTACTCTTCTGTCATTGTATTTTATGCTTCTCACTCTCATCACTTCAAAAAGCTGTCGCTCGTCTACCCTATCAAACGGATTTTCCCCGTCGAcgcagcaatatacagggtgtccccaaAACCACCGAACAAGGATACGGACATATTTCCTTATACCAAAACTAGGGAAAAAGCACATAGTAGTTGTTCACCTTCGGTGCtatgaaacgcatctcttctactgcaaactctttgctttccatattttggaaggcgGTATATTGGACTAaaccaagaaaaaaagtccagcaaATGTGGGAtctaacatgcataccttaagagctatgagaatttgttcactagaagagatgtgtttcatgctagcgaagatgaaaaagtgctcatagaacCTAACGTATGGAGTTAAGACCTAACGTACACTGAAAATGGtgcccgccccggtagctgagtggtaagcgcgacagATTGTcgatcctgagggcccgggttcgattcccggctgggtaggagattttctacgctctgGAACTGGGTGTTTTGTTCtgctaatcatcatcacttcatccccattgatgcgcaagtcgccgaagtggcgtcaaatcgaaagacttgtaccgggcgaacggtctaccccatgggaggccctagtcacacgacattcattcattcattcaccgaaaatgttttcttatttttgtcgcCATTTTCACTCCCAAAACAACAAAGCAGAGACTTCGCAGTAGGAGAGATGTGCTTCATAGTACAGAAGATGAACAAATGTTCATACCTCTCAGGGTACGTATTttcgagcccatgtttactagacatggtGTTACATGTTTCTGTATAAGGCACCCTTGGAGGAACGTGTCCAGAATTTTACTGACGAGCTCAAAATGATCCACCAAGCTATCCATTCTTGACTGAGGAGGCAGATCATCAATAACAGTGCTTTTCGGCTGATACTATCCTAGAGAAATGGCACACTAGTAACGAAGAACTGTACAGCATCATTTAGTCCACATTTATACTTCATATTTGGGCATCGAAAGGGTTGTTTTAAATAGAAGTTTCTAACATAATATGCTTTGGAGGCATTCACTCGGAATCTTGTATAGTACCATTCTGTAATGCAGTTCAGTGTAATGGTTCACTATGGTAGGACCATTCTGTAATGCGGTTCAGTGTAATGGTTCACTACGGTAGGACCATTCTGTAATACAGTTCAATGCAATGGTTCTCTTTGGTGGGATCATTCTGTAATGCAGTACAGCGCAATGGTTCGCTAAGGTAGGACCACTCCGCAGTGCAGTTGAGTGCAGTGGTTCGCTGCGGCGTGGCAAAGTGACCGAGACTACTGCGCGTGCCCTCAGGTGAGCGACGCGCACACCGGCGACCAGAAGGCGCAGCACGAGACCCGCGAGGGCGACGTGGTGCAGGGCAGCTACTCCCTGGTCGAGCCCGACGGCTCCGTGCGCACCGTCGAGTACACCGCCGACCCGCACAACGGCTTCAACGCCGTCGTGCACCGCCAGGCCGGAGCGCAccccgcccccgcgcccgcccccATCGCCGTCGccaaggtgcacgcgcccgtcgcctacgccgccgcccccgcctacgCTGCCGCCCCCGCCTACGGCTACAAGCACCTCGGCTGAAGCGCCGTGCTGC
Proteins encoded:
- the LOC126100766 gene encoding cuticle protein 7; this translates as MYKLVVLAALVAVARAGVISAGYAAPHAIAAPAYAAAPAYAAAAAPIEYDPNPHYSFEYSVSDAHTGDQKAQHETREGDVVQGSYSLVEPDGSVRTVEYTADPHNGFNAVVHRQAGAHPAPAPAPIAVAKVHAPVAYAAAPAYAAAPAYGYKHLG